A genomic window from Elaeis guineensis isolate ETL-2024a chromosome 3, EG11, whole genome shotgun sequence includes:
- the LOC105042085 gene encoding protein LURP-one-related 6 yields the protein MGGSSNAVPIVSKNFCSSSLISLMVRKRPHVVNGGGFVVTNCSQNVAFVVDGCGTLGAKGELMVKDGDGEPILFIRKKGGILQALSTRNKWNGYSTDYEGANKLIFSVTDPKSCFAGNKATRIRVDPKGHSRDLDFEVNGSFADKACTIRDCRGNIAAQVGVNEWIGSKDFYHVVVQPGYDQAFVVGVIAILDNIHGESTRC from the exons ATGGGTGGATCAAGCAATGCTGTGCCTATTGTGAGCAAGAACTTTTGTTCCTCTTCTCTGATATCTTTGATGGTTAGGAAAAGGCCTCACGTTGTTAATGGTGGCGGTTTTGTGGTCACTAATTGTAGTCAGAATGTGGCATTTGTGGTAGATGGTTGTGGCACCCTTGGTGCCAAGGGAGAGTTGATGGTGAAGGATGGTGATGGAGAACCTATTCTCTTCATTCGTAAGAAG GGAGGCATTCTTCAAGCTCTAAGCACTCGCAACAAATGGAATGGATACTCGACGGATTACGAAGGAGCCAACAAGTTAATCTTCAGCGTAACCGATCCGAAGTCATGCTTTGCAGGGAACAAAGCAACTAGGATTCGAGTTGATCCGAAGGGCCACAGCAGAGATCTGGACTTTGAGGTTAATGGGTCTTTTGCGGATAAAGCTTGCACCATCAGAGATTGCAGAGGGAACATTGCGGCGCAG GTCGGGGTGAATGAGTGGATTGGCAGCAAGGACTTCTACCATGTGGTTGTGCAGCCAGGCTATGACCAAGCCTTTGTTGTTGGGGTGATTGCAATTCTTGACAATATACATGGGGAGTCCACCAGGTGTTGA